The Clavelina lepadiformis chromosome 1, kaClaLepa1.1, whole genome shotgun sequence genome segment CCTGTTCAAATGCAATATGATGTTTTGAACAAACTGTTATACAGTACTTAGTCGATTTGAAAAGTTACGTTACAGTTAGTTACAGTTACATACTATACAAGTAACAATTGAGATTTTTATAGAGATAGTTCAGGCTACTTGTTATGACTAATTAGAATTACATGTTTTGTCATTCTCGCAGGAATTGTTGGTGAAATTGACGAGAATGGGGAAGATTATCACATGTGGACTCACAAGAAATTGGACATCGGTTATCGTGAAAACCAGATTGTCGATATTAATCTAATCAGTGACAAGAAAATCAAGCTGGAGCCAAACAAGAACATACAGTTCACATATGAAGTAAGTGCTGAGTAGGTTTGAATTTTGTATCATAAAccaaatattaaattatttttggcatCTTAAGGTGATTTTGTATTTGTATAAAGGTTAACTGTCTGGATTGATAAGACTTTAGAAAGGCAGATGATGGTAGCTTAGTTAACTAACGTTTTCTTACGTCCAGGTTGTGTGGAAGTCCTCCGAAGTTTTGTTCAGAGATCGCtacgaaaaatatttagatCCTAGCTTCTTTCAACACAGGGTGAGTAAAACAcaattgattgtttttactAATCCATTAAATCTTAAGGAATATTATTCTAGTGGGGCATAGTCTTTCCAAATATCATCAAtttggtttttgttttgaaatccATGGTTTTCTTATAACCAGCTTAAactttataaatgttttaacacCTAATTTAAGTCAGCCTAAGATTTTTTGGGTGGTATGACAACCAAATTTTTTTGGGGCATTGAAAGTTGTGCTGAATGAATTCCCATTGGGCACATTGTTTCAAGATTATTCCATGGATGTAGTGCATAATAATCAATGTTTGCGATGCCATTGCTTCAGGTTTGCTCTGTTAGACCCCAGTTATGCGCCATGAAgaaattgaattatttcaaggtCATGCAATAACAATGAATGCGACAATAAGTCCTTGCTGTTTTGCGTCTGCAGATTAAAGTTAGGCTTTTGTGTAGGCCTATAACTTATACTTACATACAAGTTTGTTACAGTCAGACACTAAACTGTGTTAATGGTATCTAATTTAGTTATGACATTTGCTAGCCTAATGGCAGTTAAAGCGAATCCGTTTGAATAGGTAAGAATAAATAGAGACAGGAAATTAGAACAATTGAGACAGATACAGTGACTCAGAAAAACTGTCGATAATTTCAGGctacaaaaagaaataagGCGGGCCTTGCACAAAACATCGTTTACAATGTAAAGGTTTTTGCACCCCAGATGCTTCACCAATAAAGAGTGAATTAAATGAGGGTAATTGAGGAATCAGTATTTTCAGAGAACTTGGCCTTAAGTTTAAAAAGCACCATTACACTTAGACTGTGCTAAATTACCAAACCAAGCACAGATGTCCATGGCCATCcactaaaaaattaaagagtAGTCTTTTTTATTGCGTAAGTTCAGGAGATTTGTTGACTTCTGTTTATGTAATCATAATTTGTATGTATACTCAGCAATGGCTTAACACTTTGTTAAGGTTAGCAACATGCTTAGACTTGAGTCAAGTTGTTGTCAACTTCTATTCACAGATTCACTGGTTTTCCATCTTCAACTCGTTCATGATGGTCATCTTCCTCGTCGGTCTTGTCTCAATGATTTTGATGCGGACATTACGAAAGGATTATGCTAGATACAGCAAGGAAGATGATCTCGATGAGATGGTAATTTACTTAGCTCATTCAATTCgcttattttattgaaaattaattttatattttaacctAAGCCGGTTTGACAGTGTAGATATCTGTGTGGTTCACATTGGGGAAAGGTTAAACTTATTATTATTCAAAAATGGACATAGcgtaaacattttcaattcaatGGGATGTCCCGCTAAGGTGATAGACAACGGTTGGTTTATTCTTACTAAAGAGCATGAGAAAAGCGTTGGTATTGTGAACCAGGCTAATGAATGAACATaatttataatgttttttttggtaACTGGCTCAATTTTTATCATGTAGTTCTACAGCTTCCACTTTTATAGCTGTTATTATATATCATATTTATCTCAAGTTGAGCTAAGATTTGTATAGTCATGAAAAGTGCTAAGGTTTGTGAACTGCGGCGACTAAAAAGTGTAATATTTAGAGGTTTGTCTTGATCCAGTCTTTAATTGCtcaataatattttttcacattttttttcattctgCAATTTGGTTTAACGCAACAGGAGAGAGATCTGGGAGATGAATATGGATGGAAGCAGATCCACGGAGATGTTTTCCGAGCAGCTTCTCATCCTCTTTTGTTTGCATCTCTCATTGGTTCCGGAGTGCACATACTCGCAACTTCCCTAGCCGTAGTACTCTTTGTAATGGTCGGCGAACTGTACACAGAGTAAGAAAAATCTTCAAGTATCTGCCATTATTCTCGGCCTTAAGTTTAGTAATTACgacttttgaaaacaattacatTACAAGAACTGCGCGGAAAACACATATCTATAACACTGCATATTACTGCAGTGTGTATATTATGTGTATATTTATTACTGCAGTGTGTATTTATATTGCAGTGTGTATTTTATATGTGTAATATTCATATTTTACCTCAAAAACTGTTCTCCATTTTTTCCGATTCATGTGACAATTCGAAAACTTTTCAGGAGAGGAACAGTGGTTAGTACTGCTGTGTTTGTGTTTGCTGCTTTGTCACCTGCTAATGGGTACACTGGCGGATCAATTTATTCAAGAATGGGAGGTAAGTTGCCATGCTAAGGCAAGCTATCTAAAATATCCAGTTACATTTtcttataataatttatagaGCTCATTCTGTATGAAATGTCGTTTGTCAATCAAGAGCTTTACACATTTTGTGCTTGCACTTGCTTATTTCCAGTGTTCAGCTGGTTTAATTtactttgcaaacattataATAAGGTCGCGCTTGGATCAAACAAATGGTAATTGGAGCACTTCTCCTGCCTGCGTTGGTCTCTGGCACAGCATTCTTTATAAACTTCATTGCAATGTATTATCACGCATCTCGCGCTAttccatttggcaccatggtAAGCTGAAACCATTTTTGCAGAAATGCAACTATCATAGAACGATCCACAGATTTGAATACGATTTCGTACAAAACTTGCCAGTGTTAGAACCCAGCCTTGCActcattttacattttcaccAGGTCGCGATGCTGTGTATTATATTGTTTGTTATTCTTCCGCTTAACCTCATCGGGACTATTCTGGGACGCAACATATCTGGAAATGCTGCGCCCCCCTGTAGGGTCAACGCTGTGCCCCGCCCCATTCCCAGCAAGCGCTGGTTCATGGAACCGTCAGTCATTGCTTGTCTTGGTGGAATTTTGCCATTTGGGTCAATTTTCATCGAAATGTAAGTAATTTGATAATATTTATCTTTGTTTATCTATTTTATCAGTGGTGGGATTTAgccgggttcgtgcgaaccgtatgtataggcctatgtgtataTCGGCCCCAGGTCAATATGGCTTGCTGCTATtgagagaaccggatgttaaaatatttgaatcccaccactgcctATTATGCAATATATTTCAAGAAATGTTTTCAGTGTTTTAAGTTGCTTAAATGTGGACAATAGTATGTGTTATATTGCCGAGCAGGATTGCAGATTCTatgctataaattggtagctaTAGAATATCTATGTAATGAGTAAATGGTAGTTAGTGAGTGTTatggttaaatttttatggAGCGCCTTTCTAGTTTTACGTAGCAGTTGCAAGCCGCGTAtagtattttaaaacttacttaATACCAAAGAACTGGATAACAGTGAATGTTAAGGCTGCTATATAAACGTTATTATTGTAACAAAGGCCATGTCCTACAGGTATTTCATATTTACGTCATTCTGGGCATACAAGATCTACTACGTTTATGGATTTACTTTGCTGGTCTTGCTCATTCTGACTATTGTCACCGTCTGCGTTACTATTGTCTGCACGTACTTCCTACTCAACGCAGAGGATTATAGATGGTTTGTCTTTACGTATTGCAAGACAGCTTTGCTTGTTCATTTTGATATAATTGTGTCCTGTACTGTTTATTTCAGCCTTGACCATGTTTTCTGTGCGAAGTATGTAAATCACTTGTGTACATGTTGATGTTATTTCGTTctattttattgctttaggCAGTGGACCAGTTTTCTAGCAGCGAGTTCTACATCCGGTTATGTCTACATGTAttccttttattatttcttttttaaaacaaagtaagaagagattttgagtttatttagcatttgttttcaacaaacaaaattacttgTGCAGTTTACGTTATTCTGTTTGTGACAATAGTTTCACGTTAGTGTACAACAAAGCAACTTATTTTGATCTTTACAGAATGTACGGCCTCTTTCAAACCACCTACTATTTTGGCTATATGGCTGTGTTTAGCATTGGTCTCGGCCTCATGTGTGGTAAGCTAATAATGTCGAAATGAAGTTGTATAATGTGATAGGTTGAGATATTCCCTGCGTGTTCATATGTATTTTAGATGTTGTATATACATTATGCATATTTATTTCACTCTTCCGTTCATTACTACTgtgcacaattttaaattatcacTTCATTTACAGGTGCGCTGGGTTACCTTGGAACCAGTGTCTTTGTAAGGAAGATATACACCTATGTGAAGATTGACTGAACAACTTATAACCATGGCAGCCTTATGGAGAGTAGAGAAAACAGAAGAGAAAGCAGTATACTTAAAAAGAAATACTTTGCACTTACAGACACAATACTTGCGATATTGataaaacattatacaacagTATTTCGACAAGATTTATTGTTGAACACTGCTTGGCTaagacaattttatttttctttgatatGCCCTTAGTTGTTAGCATAGTAGTTTTGCAATTTCCTAATACAGTACGTTTACGTTTGAAGAAGGAATTTTTTTCGGTGCTAAAAGTTCCTTTGGCACCTTTGCCGCTTCTTGGTTACACACCCATGGATCATATGTTGATATTGGTTGGCTgctttttatgtaaaaaagtGTTCagtgaaaaacatttttctcagAATTATACAGACACTTTTTGTAGGCcctctttatttatttatatttgttgcttGCTAGCCTGCGTAggattttatcaaattttaaactatCCCCACAACATCCATTTATGAATAGCTTTAAGCTTGGCCTGCTAGTCTTATTGCGATTAGAAAGCACAAGATTTAATCCGTTTACTTCGTATATAAAGGTTGTATAAATTTAGTACTTCTCTGAGTGTTTGCAGTGAACTGTGTTATGTATATAATATACGTGGCTGGTGATACAACACTTACTCTTGATTGCctgtcaaaaataaaactctaTCCCAGTAACCTGTCGTTAACGTTTTTAATGGACAAGATGAGTGATGTTTATGTTATTCTTTTCCATCTTGCGATAATTTATTAAACTTCCGGTGTACTCTGTACATTCCAGCACCAATGGTCTCGTAAGGAAAGTTTCTGGTCACATACGGTGGTCTGTAGCCAGCACTCTGTAAAAAGCGCAAAATATTCCAGTTACTATACCAGGAGTTCTCAGCTTAAATGGTAAAACTAGACTAAAATTATGCAATAAAGGAACAGACAGAGATTCGACGAAAGCTCAGTGGGTTGGGTTGCTCCATGGACCACTGCTTTAAACATATTGTACAAATCAACCAATATTTCACCATTTTTGAATATTGCAGCATCAGCGGTTCCAGAAACGAGTAAttcccaaaaacaacacaGTTCACTCTCTCGAGCAGGCCAAGTGTGAGATCAGTTACGATGAAAATCATCCCTGATTCTGGGTCAACGCCCCGAACTAGACCCAGTCCTAAGCAGGGAAATGTTGGCGGGGCTGGCAGTAATGAATTGTCAGATGTCTGCTGTAACATCGAGAAAACACTGATGTCTGATATGTCAGTGGTGgaattttaaacagttttacAAGTCCCTGCCATTAGTGCCACCAGAAGTGTATATTGCTAGTGTAGTGCTGATctattatatataattaagttgtcttgtttattttgcaactgAGAACCATCTTAAATGGTGCACTGTGCAACCACTAGTGTGCATCACATTGTGCATTTACCTAATAATAATGCacttacttttaaatttacgAATACATCATCTGAGACAGCACAAAGCCCAATCACAGCAGCATTTAGAACGGCAAATGCATATTTTCGCTTTATTGGACTATCTGTCGAGTTGCATAGCAACAAGCTGTCCAGCCTAATGCAGTATGGTCTCACATTTTGCAAATCCTGGAGCAGACTATGGCAGAAAATGTGTTTAGTCATAAAAAACAAGCAGCCATCTTATGGAATTTCACCATCACTACCTATGTTTTTCTCGACCATCCCTGGTTAGGCAGTTTCGTGTTATATTCATTAGCTGAGACAACATGGCGAGATTCCGGAAATCAGATGCCACATATTTCTTactgtaaaacaaaatatttattgacaAAGTAcgtgaagaaaagaaaaacaatgcaaGTATCCATTCCAGAATTATGCAAACAGCATAACAGATTTACAAActaaacaatgcaaaacgtAAGAAAATTAGCATCAACtatcataaaaataacaaacgaTGTGTTAGAATTTTGCCTCTCATGAGGAACTAGGTAATTTAAATCCGTAAACTTAAAACAAC includes the following:
- the LOC143455590 gene encoding transmembrane 9 superfamily member 3-like gives rise to the protein MNCLLTLGFVVLCGFVQLISADEDTHTYNDGEDILLWMNTVGPYHNRQETYEYFRLPFCKGSKESKIDRHHENLGDALQGVELKYSGLDIKFKEPILMTKYCEIEVDQKKYDQFVYAIKNHYWYQMYMDDLPIWGIVGEIDENGEDYHMWTHKKLDIGYRENQIVDINLISDKKIKLEPNKNIQFTYEVVWKSSEVLFRDRYEKYLDPSFFQHRIHWFSIFNSFMMVIFLVGLVSMILMRTLRKDYARYSKEDDLDEMERDLGDEYGWKQIHGDVFRAASHPLLFASLIGSGVHILATSLAVVLFVMVGELYTERGTVVSTAVFVFAALSPANGYTGGSIYSRMGGRAWIKQMVIGALLLPALVSGTAFFINFIAMYYHASRAIPFGTMVAMLCIILFVILPLNLIGTILGRNISGNAAPPCRVNAVPRPIPSKRWFMEPSVIACLGGILPFGSIFIEMYFIFTSFWAYKIYYVYGFTLLVLLILTIVTVCVTIVCTYFLLNAEDYRWQWTSFLAASSTSGYVYMYSFYYFFFKTKMYGLFQTTYYFGYMAVFSIGLGLMCGALGYLGTSVFVRKIYTYVKID